The genomic interval GAGATCGACATGGTGATCGACCGGGGGGCGTTCCTCTCGGGCCGGTTCCTGAAGGTGTACGAGGAGATCCTCGCCGTGAAGGCGGAGTGCGGCCCCGCCCGCCTCAAGGTGATCTTCGAGACCGGTGAGCTGTCCACGTACGACAACATCCGCCGGGCCTCCTGGATCGGGATGCTGGCGGGCGCCGACTTCATCAAGACCTCGACCGGCAAGGTGGCCGTCAACGCCACCCCCGCCAACACGCTCCTCATGCTGGAGGCCGTCCGCGACTTCCGGGCGCAGACCGGCGTGCAGATCGGCGTCAAGCCGGCCGGCGGGATCCGCACCACCAAGGACGCGGTGAAGTTCCTGGTGCTGGTGAACGAGACCGCGGGCGAGGACTGGCTGGACCCGCACTGGTTCCGGTTCGGTGCGTCCAGCCTGCTCAACGACCTGCTGATGCAGCGCCAGAAGCTCAGCACCGGCCGTTACTCCGGCCCCGATTACGTGACGGTGGACTGATAGCCATGGCATCCGCATTCGAGTACGCACCGGCGCCGGAGTCCCGCGCCGTCGTCGACATCGCCCCCTCCTACGGGCTGTTCATCGACGGCGAGTTCGCCGAGGCCGCCGACGGCAAGGTCTTCAAGACCCTCTCGCCG from Streptomyces sp. CA-278952 carries:
- the deoC gene encoding deoxyribose-phosphate aldolase — translated: MPTTAPAFSDATASDSALRRFLFGLPGVDAVGLEARAAALGTRSIKTTAKAYAIDLAISMIDLTTLEGADTPGKVRALAAKAVNPDPTDRTAPRTAAVCVYPDMAATAAAALAGSGVKVASVATAFPAGRAALDVKLADVRDAVAAGADEIDMVIDRGAFLSGRFLKVYEEILAVKAECGPARLKVIFETGELSTYDNIRRASWIGMLAGADFIKTSTGKVAVNATPANTLLMLEAVRDFRAQTGVQIGVKPAGGIRTTKDAVKFLVLVNETAGEDWLDPHWFRFGASSLLNDLLMQRQKLSTGRYSGPDYVTVD